In Oryza sativa Japonica Group chromosome 1, ASM3414082v1, the genomic stretch tctatattgactttagactcttcttcccatgttttgtttaaattccgaattttagttatttgtaaattatatttttgtacgaactctaaactctacttttaattttattatgtttattccgaattttaattagttttaaattcctatatggactctatactctacttctaatattccttatttttaattccgaatttatattatttcttaattgtatttttatatggactctatactctacttctaatattccttatttttcaattccgaatttcagttatttataaattgtatttctatatgactctagtctcctcttccaatattccttatttttaattccgaatttcagctgtttctaaattgtatttctatatggactctagtctcctcttcctatatttcttattttttaattccgaatttcaactctttctaaattgtatttctatatggactctagtctcctcttccaatatttcttatttcttaattctgaatttcaactatttctaaattgtacttctatatcaactctgtttttctttttcttcgattaatatgggaattttaggccgtgagagcgaacgtggaggctcatttttctatttctttaataagttaatagattttGTAGCTAGGAGGTGTATTTAGATAAACAAAAAGCTTAGGGatgtaaaatgaacttattccttttttacCTGGTTCATTTGGGCAATGAACCAAACATGCCCATAATAACCGTAGTCATAATTTAACCATGATGGCTTGCCATGTACGAATAATATTGAGCATGAAGATACACATGTATGGTCAGTGTGAGCACATCGTCATTGAATGTGCCCAAGCAAGGCCTACACATGGCATATGCTATGCTCCACATGCTTGCGCTCTCGTACACCTACGCGTGCCCACTTAACCCAGtgtgtcagttttttttttaaaaaaaatacccagTGGGTCCAAGGCTCCAAGCCTAATGAAAATTAAaacgtttcaaaaaaaaataaataagagtaaatttcacgaaactacaggtattttggtcaaattatcagaaaactacagatttaacatgatgtattacaaaactacagatttaacactaaTTTTATCAcggaactacagatttaagataaAATATCTCAAAACTATAAATTTTAGTAACAAagatatcacaaaactatatgtttAATATCAATTAATCATAAAACTTGAACATTTTCAACTCAAACATAATATTAGTGCAACGAATTTAACCcccaaaatatgtagttttgtgataattttattattaaatatgtagttttgtgataattagtcttaaacatgtagttttgtgataaatttgttgctaaatttgtagttttgtgataatttggtcaaagtatatgtagttttgtgaaatttactcaataaaTAATTTTCACCGGTTTTCTAGAAGAAATTAGCAAAAGTATATTATTACcgctgaagagaggggagggggcgagTTTTATATCAGGACTTAGCGCGATGAGTGCTCGGCTTTGCACGAAGGAAATCGGACGGATGCGAACTCACAGCACTACAGAACGAACTTGCAcgattaaataattaattaccatcataagcaattactccctccgttctaaaatataagcatttctagcaATGAGTctggacatatatatgtctagatttatagatagaagttgttatatttgagaacggaggtagtaatcaATTAGCCATTATTTTTTCATCACGTCGTAAGCATTTAATTAATAGCTAATTTATCCTAAGACGATTTCGGGCCTtgtggctgacgtggcgtctacatAGCAGGTTTGACTTGGTTCTCGTcctaatataaaaattaaaaagtcaGTCAGTCGGTGACAATGGAGCTCGAGGATGGCCGGGAGGAAGAGGGAAGAAGGAGGCGCTGACGTGCTATCGATCATGGAGATAGAGATGagggtgggacccactgacatgtgggtccaacttttttttttatcttttgtcTTACATACTATTTAATCTTTATAATTTGCTTCCGGTGCCATTTCACCGTCACGTAAGACAAGAACTAAGTCAAATTAGTCATGTAAGTGCCACGTTAGCCGAAACCGTCATCCAAACCACATTGGAATcttatttgcactggttttgactGTTGATGTATATGGTAATTTGGTTCAGGAACGAAAATCGAACTCGCTGTCAAGTTAAGGACCAAAAATGAACTTACTCCAATCCACATCGTTATACCGCGGATGGGCCACCATGGGCCTAATATAAACGGGTCAGACATTAACTGCAAAAGACAGGCGACAGAAGCAAACCAGAACGACAGGACAGATCGAACGTTCCCTTTATTTCCTGACGAAACAACAAACAACACCTCAATCAGCAAGAACACTGTACAATTCCTCCTGATCAAAATTTCCCTACGCCCTAATTTACACCATGGACCTTGGTCAGGTCCATGCGTGCAGCCCACGCTGGCAGGCACGCTTCAACCAACACAAGGCAGAACGTTACAACCTCGCAAGGTGCAGCGACACGAGAACGCCGACGAAAACGTGCCAACTCCCGACACAAacgcccgcgccgacgccgacgctgggagcagcagccgccgccgccggcaagccgCCGGTGTTCCTCAGGCGGCCTCCCAGGTGCTGCGTCGTGCGGCTCCTGACGCTGTCGCAGTCGGCGACGCCGGCCAGCGCGACGACGCCCTCAAGGCCCTGCTGCTTGGCGTCGTAGCAGAGCCCCTCGTTGCCGCCGACGCGGAGCTTCTTGCCTAGCCGCCACATCATCTGCTTCCCGAACGGGATCGGCCCCACCAGCCGGTTGCCGTCCACGCGGAGCTCGCTCGCCCGCTCCAGCCGCCGGAAGCTCGCCGGGATCACCCCGGTGAACTCGTTGTTGTCCAGCCGCAGCACCCGGAGGTGGCCCAGCTCCCCGATCGACTCCGGCAACGACCCTTCCAGCCCCATGCCGGAGAGGACCAGCGTCGTCAGCGCCCTGAGCCCGGCGAAGATGTCGCCGGGGACCGTCGTGAACTGCATCCGGTTGTCGCCGAGGATGAGCGACCGCAGCGACGACAGCCTGCCGAGCGCCGCCGGGATCGGGCCGGACAGCGCGTTGTGGCTGAGGTCGAGCAGGATGAGGTCGGACAGGTCGCCGAGCGCGTCGGGGATCGTGCCGGCGAAGCGGTTCTGGCTGAGGTCGAACTTGAGCAGCGAACGGCATTGCCCTAGGCTCGCCGGGACGCCGCCCTGCAGCGCGTTGTGGCTGAGGTCCAGGATGCTTAGGTGCTGGAACTTGAAGGGTGgcacctcgccggcgagctggTTGTAGCTCAGGTCGAGAAGCTGGAGGTGCGCGAGGGACTGGACGGTGGCTGGGATGGCGGATGTGAGGTTGTTGCCATGGAGGTCGAGCACCCGCAGCGCCGTCAGGTTCCCGAGCTCCGGCGGGATCGCCCCGACGTGGCCGTTCTCCCGGAGCACCAGCGAACGGAACGCCGGGCCGAGGCGGCCGAGGAACGCCGGGACGGGCTGCGGGTTGGCCGTGAAGCATCGGTAGAAGAAGAGCGACCTGAGGTGCGGCAGCGCGAGCACGGCCGGCGACAGCGTGGCCCGCGCCGCGTCGCACGCCGGGAAGGCGGTGTCGTCGGAGAGCGCGCCGAAGGAGAGCGACACGACGTGGTACACCTCCCCGCGGTCGGGCACGCACTCGATGCCGTGCCACCGCCCGCGGCACACGTCGGCGATGCCCGACGCCCACCCGttccccgtcgccgccatcacctCCTGCACCGCGCGCTGCTCCGCCGGATCGGTGCGCGCCCGGTCCGACAGCCCCGTCTGCGGCGCGTTCACcagcgccgccgacgacgacgagtccgGCACCACCACCGTGAACTCCCCCCTGCACACCGCAACCAGCACCGCCAcgacggccaccaccaccgtcgccgccgccgtcgcggagaGCGCAGAGGCCACCATATCACCTTGCACGCTCGTGCGACGCGATGCGCTCGGAAGGGTCACGACCGTTGGGAATTTGGAGGGAAGAGGGTGGCAGAAGGCGCAGGTTTTATAGTGTCAGAGGCGCgcgcgccgaggccgccgacTCGCGGAGGCCGCAGTGTTCGTGGCGGGTGAATGCGGCGAGAGACGAGTAAATGGTGGTCACGGGATATGGGGGAGAAATGGAGTAAATGAACTGAGGATTTGCCTGCATTCAATTGGTTTCACGGGAAATCGGAACTGAACAATATTGCGCGACATCCTGGTGGCATGGAGCAGTGAGAGCATGCCTCTGCTAGCAATTTTGATCTGGTAATTGTATTGTTTCGCTACAGGCGACCTGCGGTTCAGCGGTTCAGTGGCAGTGTAAACAGTTGCTGTTTGTTCGATCAAGACGTTCGTGCGTTCGCGAAAAGATCAAGACGTTCGTAATCTGGAGCCTGAAGTTAGCGTTGTGGATGAAAAATCACAAGTAGGCAGTAGTTGAGATGCAGAGGAAAGGTTAATGCTGTTCTTGCAGACTGCAGAGTACTACCATCCCTGGCTCACTGGTCTACCTGACTGCATTTCGTTTTACTCCCAGCTCGCATTTTCATGAGAAAATTGCAATATTCGGACTACAAACATGGGGGCTTCGCTGTTTTGAGACTCCGAGTGGATGATAAATGGGCCCATCTATGTCTATGAAATGTGGGTCCAGTGTCATTATAGCAAAGGCTAATGTTTGCAGTGTCATAACCCTATTGATGAACTGAAATGCAGATGGTTATTTCAAGATTACTATTACAGCAAGACTGAGAAATAAATGATCAAATATTTGATCTTTCAAGCCATACTGACGAAGACAtgggcaaaaagaaaaaaaaaacctctgaTAAGTTATTCTTCCTCGTTGTCCTATCCAAATGTAGAAATTCACTAGTTCCTTCCTCTTCACAGGTCATCCTGACGTTTCAGTCTTTCAGGTTTGCTTGCTGCACTTTCTCAGACCCCAGGTCTTCAGAATTCAGCAACGAGGAAAACAAACGAAAATCAACGAAGAGAAATGAGAAGCAAGAAAGCCAGGTAGCCCAATAAGAGGCCCAAAGGCCTCCAGATCATATAGCTGGCTCAATGGGCTCAGCTATGGATCAAGAAACAATAGTTCTCCGTTACCTTACAGCTATATCCATCCTGAATCCTTGATTTCTGAACATACAATGATACAATTAATATCTTGTCCCCTACACTGTATTCAGTACTTCAAGACGACACTATGTGTTCAGTATCTTTCAAGAGGACTATTTTCGTTGCAAATTTTCTCGAAGCAATTTTGTTTTGTCCCCGTTTTTTTCGATTCCACCTGGTAATCTGGTGTGCCGCAAATGTGTAGCCTCTGACTGGATACGCACCTAACTTTGTGAAGGGGCTCTGAACCTGAGCTAATCACTAATGGACCGATTTGCGCGATCTCATGCTTCATGCCTTAGCCATGCTGCCCAGTGCCCATACAGAATTGTGACTGTCACCCACAGGGACTGCCAGACTAGACAAAGAAAACTCATCCTTTGGTTGATTACTATCCCGCTGGACAACACTACCTGAAAGTACAGAACAATCAGCATTAGGTAAACTTTGGAGTGCAGATTAATCAGCCTTGACAGTACAGTCGCACGTGATGACATCAATTCTTTTATCCTTATTTAAAGGCCTCCTTGCCCAGTCAGACAGCTCGCCGAAAATATGCCAGGAGAAATGCACACATCCAAGGGTCCAACCGATGCCAAACGTACACTGCAGAGAAATGCAGTCAAATTAAGGCTGCGTGTTCTAGAATTGGGAAAACGTTCAGGGAATTCATCATTCAGTCATTCAGTACGGAGGATAACCATGCATGCAGAAAGTGTTTTTATAAAGCTTGTTTAGCGTGTTGCGACACACAACACATTCTCCATCTGAAGCCGGCGACTTTGTCAGTTACTACAGATCAGACCATCATCAGCATCTGCTAGATTTCCACAAGAATTTGGTCGTTCACTGTTCAGAGAGATCGGTTGCTGCAGTGCATGTCAACAGCATGTAGTAGTGCACTACTCGGGAACGCACTCAATGCGTGCTAAATGCTTCGTGCTATCCGGCTGTGCTCAGTCCactttctgatttctgaaccAGGAAACATCGTCTTTTTTTGTATGTATGAATCGATTCAACTAAAAGAGGTCGCAAACTTGAGGTCCAAGttatttactccctctgtttcaggttacaaaacgttttaactttgattaaagtcaaattacttcaagtttgactaagtttgtagaaaaaataatatcattttcaacccaagacaaatttattatgaaaatatattca encodes the following:
- the LOC107276638 gene encoding protein TOO MANY MOUTHS encodes the protein MVASALSATAAATVVVAVVAVLVAVCRGEFTVVVPDSSSSAALVNAPQTGLSDRARTDPAEQRAVQEVMAATGNGWASGIADVCRGRWHGIECVPDRGEVYHVVSLSFGALSDDTAFPACDAARATLSPAVLALPHLRSLFFYRCFTANPQPVPAFLGRLGPAFRSLVLRENGHVGAIPPELGNLTALRVLDLHGNNLTSAIPATVQSLAHLQLLDLSYNQLAGEVPPFKFQHLSILDLSHNALQGGVPASLGQCRSLLKFDLSQNRFAGTIPDALGDLSDLILLDLSHNALSGPIPAALGRLSSLRSLILGDNRMQFTTVPGDIFAGLRALTTLVLSGMGLEGSLPESIGELGHLRVLRLDNNEFTGVIPASFRRLERASELRVDGNRLVGPIPFGKQMMWRLGKKLRVGGNEGLCYDAKQQGLEGVVALAGVADCDSVRSRTTQHLGGRLRNTGGLPAAAAAAPSVGVGAGVCVGSWHVFVGVLVSLHLARL